Proteins from a genomic interval of Shumkonia mesophila:
- the radA gene encoding DNA repair protein RadA: MARSTTQFVCQECGAAHAKWAGRCDACGAWNSMAEETPAAAVPKGLGSKRGHRIDFVGLKGKSESPPRKLTGIDEFDRVCGGGLVPGSALLVGGDPGIGKSTVLLQVAAALAQNQGCAYISGEESIDQLRLRAARLGLDTAPVQLAAATSVRDIMATLDAADAPEFVVIDSIQTMFLDNLDSAPGTVAQVRTSAQELIRLAKRRGFTVVLVGHVTKEGLIAGPRVLEHMVDTVLYFEGERSHQFRILRAVKNRFGPADEIGVFEMTDAGLIQVANPSALFLADRQGDVSGSSVFAGMEGTRPMLVEIQCLIAPSALGTPRRAVVGWDGARLSMLLAVLEARCGLAFAGADVYLNVAGGLRIQEPGADLAVAAALASAVSGVPVPPESVVFGEVGLAGEVRPVAHTDTRLKEAAKLGFTQAIAPKRRANAEGGRKPPGPKGMEVKEIARVDEVVRLFGPAAVRSAERVRHG, encoded by the coding sequence ATGGCCCGCTCGACCACCCAATTCGTCTGCCAGGAATGCGGCGCCGCCCATGCCAAATGGGCCGGCCGTTGCGACGCCTGCGGGGCCTGGAACTCCATGGCCGAGGAAACGCCGGCGGCGGCGGTGCCCAAGGGGCTGGGATCGAAGCGCGGTCACAGGATCGACTTCGTCGGCCTTAAGGGCAAAAGCGAAAGCCCGCCCCGCAAGCTGACCGGCATCGACGAGTTCGACCGCGTCTGCGGCGGCGGTTTGGTGCCCGGCTCGGCGCTGCTGGTCGGCGGCGATCCCGGCATCGGCAAGTCGACCGTGCTGCTGCAGGTGGCCGCCGCGCTCGCCCAGAACCAGGGCTGTGCCTACATCTCGGGCGAGGAATCGATCGACCAATTGCGCCTGCGCGCCGCCCGTCTGGGCCTGGATACCGCCCCGGTGCAATTGGCCGCCGCCACCTCGGTGCGCGACATCATGGCGACGCTCGATGCCGCCGACGCCCCCGAATTCGTGGTCATCGATTCGATCCAGACCATGTTCCTCGACAACCTCGACTCGGCGCCCGGCACCGTCGCCCAGGTCCGCACCTCGGCCCAGGAACTGATCCGGCTGGCCAAGCGGCGGGGCTTCACCGTGGTTTTGGTCGGCCACGTCACCAAGGAAGGCCTGATCGCCGGCCCCCGGGTGCTGGAGCACATGGTCGACACGGTCCTTTATTTCGAGGGCGAGCGCAGCCATCAGTTCCGAATCTTGAGGGCGGTGAAGAACCGCTTCGGCCCGGCAGACGAGATCGGCGTCTTCGAAATGACCGATGCCGGGCTCATCCAGGTGGCCAATCCGTCGGCGCTTTTCCTGGCCGACCGCCAGGGCGACGTGTCGGGCTCCAGCGTCTTCGCCGGCATGGAGGGGACCCGCCCGATGCTGGTCGAGATCCAGTGCCTGATCGCGCCCTCGGCGTTGGGCACGCCGCGCCGCGCGGTGGTGGGATGGGACGGCGCCAGGCTGTCCATGCTGCTGGCCGTGCTCGAGGCCCGCTGCGGCCTTGCCTTCGCCGGCGCAGACGTATACCTCAACGTGGCGGGCGGGTTGCGCATCCAGGAACCGGGCGCCGACCTGGCCGTGGCCGCCGCCCTGGCGTCGGCGGTGTCCGGGGTGCCGGTGCCGCCGGAATCGGTGGTGTTCGGCGAAGTCGGCCTGGCCGGCGAGGTGCGCCCGGTGGCGCACACCGACACCCGGCTGAAGGAGGCGGCGAAACTGGGTTTCACACAGGCCATCGCGCCCAAGCGGCGCGCCAATGCGGAGGGCGGGCGCAAGCCGCCCGGTCCCAAGGGGATGGAGGTCAAGGAAATCGCCCGGGTCGACGAGGTCGTGCGTCTGTTCGGCCCGGCCGCGGTCCGATCCGCCGAAAGGGTGCGCCATGGGTGA
- a CDS encoding CvpA family protein: MGDFPVNVTDIAVIVVLLISALLAYARGFVHEVLAVAGWIGAIFATIYGYPYARPYARSVIPIELIADLVAGVVIFVVTLVLLSFVTRGAAGLVKASALNFLDRSLGFLFGLVRGAVIVCVAYLGLVWLMPPHEQPGWLHEARSMPLIERGAAMLRGLVPDHARTAGSKAAGNVQDKAEKILETQKVFRDMLTIEPKAKDAGTAEGYNRNERREMERLIEGSK, translated from the coding sequence ATGGGTGACTTTCCGGTCAATGTGACGGACATCGCCGTCATCGTCGTGCTGCTGATCTCGGCGCTGCTGGCCTACGCGCGCGGCTTCGTGCACGAGGTGCTGGCGGTCGCCGGCTGGATCGGCGCCATCTTCGCCACCATCTACGGCTATCCCTACGCCCGGCCCTATGCGCGCAGCGTGATCCCCATCGAACTGATCGCCGACCTGGTGGCCGGCGTCGTCATCTTCGTGGTCACCCTGGTGCTGCTGTCCTTCGTCACCCGCGGCGCGGCGGGGTTGGTCAAGGCCAGCGCGCTCAACTTCCTCGACCGTTCGCTGGGCTTCCTGTTCGGGCTGGTGCGGGGAGCCGTCATCGTCTGCGTGGCCTACCTCGGCCTGGTCTGGCTGATGCCGCCCCACGAACAGCCGGGCTGGCTTCACGAGGCCCGCAGCATGCCGCTGATCGAGCGGGGTGCCGCCATGTTGCGCGGCCTGGTGCCCGACCACGCAAGGACGGCGGGCTCGAAGGCCGCCGGCAACGTCCAGGACAAGGCCGAGAAAATACTTGAAACGCAGAAAGTTTTTCGCGACATGCTGACCATCGAGCCGAAAGCCAAAGACGCCGGGACCGCCGAGGGCTATAACCGCAACGAACGCCGCGAAATGGAACGCCTGATCGAGGGCAGCAAATGA
- the purF gene encoding amidophosphoribosyltransferase, which yields MTMTPPLPSARRDDDDDHLREECGIFGIVGNVDAAALTALGLHALQHRGQEAAGIVSFDGRHFHSHRALGLVGDNFSSGAVIDRLPGDRAIGHVRYATSGETILRNVQPLFADFEFGGLTIAHNGNLTNAYRVRRALVRQGCIFQSTSDTETIIHLIAMSHYSTVVDRMIDALRQLEGAYSLVALTQRKLIGVRDPLGVRPLVLGRLGEGYILASETCALDIIGAEFVRDIEPGEIIVIDEDGVRSVKPFAKQSHRFCIFEYIYFARPDSTVEGENVYQVRKNIGAELARESHVDADMVVPVPDSGVPAAIGYAQESGVPFELGIIRNHYVGRTFIEPTDNIRHLGVKLKHNANAARLKGRRIVLIDDSIVRGTTSMKIVEMVRSAGAKEVHMRISSPPTAHSCFYGIDTPAADELLAGRMDVAAMARHIGVDSLAFLSLDGLYRAVGKAKRDSGSPQYCDACFSGDYPIRLTDKEEGPIPEQLSLLTERD from the coding sequence ATGACGATGACACCCCCCCTTCCCTCCGCCCGGCGCGACGACGATGACGACCATCTGCGGGAGGAGTGCGGCATCTTCGGCATCGTGGGCAACGTCGACGCCGCCGCGCTGACTGCGCTCGGCCTGCACGCGCTCCAGCACCGCGGCCAGGAGGCCGCCGGCATCGTCAGTTTCGACGGCCGCCATTTCCACAGCCACCGGGCGCTGGGCCTGGTCGGCGACAATTTCAGTTCCGGGGCGGTCATCGACCGCCTGCCGGGCGACCGGGCCATCGGCCACGTCCGCTACGCGACGAGCGGCGAGACCATCCTTCGCAACGTGCAGCCGCTGTTCGCCGATTTCGAGTTCGGCGGCCTGACCATCGCGCACAACGGCAACCTGACCAACGCCTACCGCGTGCGGCGCGCCCTGGTGCGCCAGGGCTGCATCTTCCAGTCGACCTCGGACACCGAGACGATCATCCACCTGATCGCGATGAGCCACTATTCCACCGTGGTCGACCGCATGATCGACGCGCTGCGCCAGCTCGAAGGCGCCTATTCGCTGGTCGCGCTGACCCAGCGCAAGCTGATCGGCGTGCGCGATCCGCTGGGGGTGCGCCCGCTGGTCCTGGGCCGGTTGGGCGAGGGCTACATCCTGGCCTCGGAAACCTGCGCGCTCGACATCATCGGCGCCGAGTTCGTGCGCGACATCGAGCCCGGCGAGATCATCGTCATCGACGAAGACGGCGTGCGCAGCGTCAAGCCGTTCGCCAAGCAATCTCACCGCTTCTGCATCTTCGAGTACATCTATTTCGCCCGTCCCGACAGTACGGTGGAGGGCGAGAACGTCTATCAGGTGCGCAAGAACATCGGCGCCGAACTGGCCCGCGAAAGCCACGTCGACGCCGACATGGTGGTGCCGGTGCCCGACTCGGGCGTTCCCGCCGCCATCGGCTATGCCCAGGAATCGGGTGTTCCCTTCGAGCTGGGGATCATCCGCAACCACTACGTCGGGCGTACCTTCATCGAGCCGACCGACAACATCCGCCATCTCGGCGTCAAGCTGAAGCACAACGCCAACGCGGCCCGCCTCAAGGGCAGGCGGATCGTGCTGATCGACGATTCGATCGTCAGGGGCACCACCTCGATGAAGATCGTCGAGATGGTGCGGAGCGCGGGGGCAAAAGAGGTTCATATGCGAATCTCCAGCCCGCCGACGGCGCATTCCTGCTTCTACGGCATCGACACGCCGGCTGCCGACGAGCTGCTGGCGGGGCGCATGGACGTGGCCGCCATGGCCCGCCACATCGGCGTCGATTCCCTGGCTTTCCTTTCGCTGGACGGCCTCTATCGCGCCGTCGGCAAGGCCAAGCGCGACAGCGGCTCGCCCCAATACTGCGACGCCTGTTTCAGCGGCGATTACCCCATCCGCCTGACCGACAAGGAGGAAGGGCCGATCCCCGAGCAGCTGTCGCTCCTGACGGAACGCGACTGA
- a CDS encoding SDR family NAD(P)-dependent oxidoreductase has protein sequence MGAEGDDKRRLENRIALVTGASRGIGRAVARKFAAEGAHVIAVARTQGALEELDDEIRSQGGACTLVPADLTDHGRIEQIGAAVFERFRRLDVLVGNAAILGILSPMGHIDPDTWKRAVEVNLTANWRLIRSFDPLLRMSDSGRAIFTTSAAARMTNAYWGTYAVTKAALESMVLTYAAEVIKTPVRVNLVDPGMVRTALRAEAFPGEDPTTLRVPEDVTETFVALAEKSCRRHGRIVRAY, from the coding sequence ATGGGTGCCGAGGGGGACGATAAACGGCGTCTCGAAAACCGCATCGCCCTGGTCACCGGGGCGTCACGCGGCATCGGGCGCGCGGTGGCCAGAAAGTTTGCCGCCGAGGGGGCGCACGTCATCGCGGTGGCCCGCACCCAGGGCGCGCTCGAGGAACTGGACGACGAAATCCGCAGCCAGGGCGGCGCCTGCACTTTGGTGCCGGCCGACCTCACCGATCACGGCCGGATCGAGCAGATCGGCGCTGCGGTGTTCGAGCGCTTCCGGCGCCTCGACGTCCTGGTCGGCAACGCCGCCATCCTCGGCATCCTGAGCCCCATGGGCCACATCGACCCCGACACCTGGAAGCGTGCCGTCGAGGTGAACCTGACCGCCAACTGGCGCCTGATCCGCAGCTTCGACCCGCTGCTGCGGATGAGCGATTCCGGGCGCGCCATCTTCACCACCTCGGCCGCCGCGCGCATGACCAACGCCTATTGGGGCACCTACGCCGTCACCAAGGCGGCATTGGAAAGCATGGTGCTGACCTATGCCGCCGAGGTCATCAAAACGCCGGTCCGGGTCAACCTGGTCGATCCCGGCATGGTGCGCACCGCCCTTCGCGCCGAAGCCTTCCCGGGCGAAGACCCGACCACGCTGCGGGTCCCCGAAGACGTCACGGAAACCTTCGTCGCACTGGCCGAAAAAAGCTGCCGACGGCATGGCAGGATCGTGCGGGCCTATTGA